GTCGTGGAGCTGGTGGCAAAACAGCTGTATTTGGTCTTTTGAAGCGTAATGGCAAGGTTTATACTGTTGTTGTAAAAGATACCAAGCAAAGTACCTTAATGCCTATCATCTCAAGCAAAATCAAGCCAGATAGCATCGTTTACACAGATGGTTACAGAAGCTATAATGCTCTTGATGTGAGTGAGTTTAAACACTTTCGCATCAATCATTCCAAAGAGTTTGTCAAAGATCACAACCACATCAATGGCATTGAAAATTTCTGGTCTCAAGCCAAACGAGTACTTAGAAAATACAATGGCATTGACAAGAAAAACTTCCATCTTTTTATCAAAGAATGTGAGTTTAGATTTAACTACAGCACACCATCTAATCAGCTTAAAATATTGAGAAAATGGTGTGGGATTTAGACCTTATCTACTACAGCCCCTTATTTTTTTTGAATAATTTTATTGATATAATTTAAACACTTATATGAAGTTATTTCTCTTTAAAAGAGAGTAAGTATGTGTGCGTAAATTATTATTTTGCGTAATTTTTTATTCTATGACGTTTAGATGAGGATCATCAAAATGAAAAAATCTGTAATTGCAGTAGCAGTATCTGGTCTAGCTTTAGCTTCAGTAGTTAATGCGGCACCACAACAAAATACTTTCTACGCAGGTGCTAACGTGGGTTGGTCATCATTCCACGATGGTATCAAACAATTAGATGCTAAACACGGTGGTAAATATGGTATCAACCGTAATGGTGTAACTTACGGTGTATTCGCTGGTTACCAAATTCTTAACCAAGCAAATGTTGGATTGGCAGCAGAAATTGGTTATGAGCGTTTTGGTCGTGTTCGTGGTACTGAAGAGAAAGTTGCTGGTGGTAAAGACAAACAAACTTTTAAACACTCAGCTCACGGTACAGTAATTAGCTTAAAACCAAGCTACGAAGTTGCTCCTAACTTAGATGTATTTGGTCGTGTTGGTATTGCATTAGTGAACAACCGTTATAAAACAGTAGATCTTCAAACTCATGTTCCTACAAAAACATCTCGTTTCCAAAGCTCATTAGTTTTAGGTGCAGGTGTTGAATACGCAATTCTTCCAGAATTAGCGGTAAACGTTGAGTACCAATGGTTAAACAATTTAGGCAAAGCAAGCCAAGCAACTCTTAACCGTATGGGCGCATCAGACTACCGTCCAGACTTAAGTGCGGTTAAAGCAGGCGTTTCTTACCGCTTCGGTCAAGGTGCTGCACCAGTTGCTCCTGAAGTTGTAACTAAAAACTTCGCATTCAGCTCAGATGTATTATT
Above is a genomic segment from Actinobacillus indolicus containing:
- a CDS encoding IS1595 family transposase, with amino-acid sequence MKITRCKLSKKVQIKLLEFFVAQVTARTASDLLGIQHNSAALFYRKIRLVIEYNLNLEAHTLFDGEVELDESYFGGIRKGKRGRGAGGKTAVFGLLKRNGKVYTVVVKDTKQSTLMPIISSKIKPDSIVYTDGYRSYNALDVSEFKHFRINHSKEFVKDHNHINGIENFWSQAKRVLRKYNGIDKKNFHLFIKECEFRFNYSTPSNQLKILRKWCGI
- the ompA gene encoding porin OmpA gives rise to the protein MKKSVIAVAVSGLALASVVNAAPQQNTFYAGANVGWSSFHDGIKQLDAKHGGKYGINRNGVTYGVFAGYQILNQANVGLAAEIGYERFGRVRGTEEKVAGGKDKQTFKHSAHGTVISLKPSYEVAPNLDVFGRVGIALVNNRYKTVDLQTHVPTKTSRFQSSLVLGAGVEYAILPELAVNVEYQWLNNLGKASQATLNRMGASDYRPDLSAVKAGVSYRFGQGAAPVAPEVVTKNFAFSSDVLFDFGKANLKPAAAQALDAAHTEISGLGLANPAVQVNGYTDRIGKEASNLKLSQRRAETVANYIVSKGVNPANVTAVGYGEANPVTGNTCDAVKGRKALIACLAPDRRVEIQVQGSKEVSM